The DNA sequence GAGGCGACCACGAGAACCGCGGCGCCGTCGTTGATGCCGGAAGCGTTCCCTGCCGTAACCGTCCCTTCTTTGCGAAATGCGGGACGGAGCTTCGCGAGTGACTCGATAGTGGTCTCCGGCCGGATATGCTCATCCTGGTCGAACAGCTTGACCTCTTTCTTGACCTTGATCTCGACTGGAACGATCTCAGTCGCGAACTTCCCGGCGTTCCGCGCCGCCGCCGCGCGTTGCTGGCTGCGGGCCGACCACATATCCTGCTCTTCGCGGGTGGTGCCGAACTCCTCGGCAACCCGATCGGTGCCTTCGCCCATGTGCCAGTCGTTCACTGCGCACCACAGCGCGTCGTGGATCATTCCATCGATGAGCTTGCCATCGCCCATGCGGTAGCCGTAACGCGCCCTGGGAACGTAATAGCAGCCCTGGCTCATGCTTTCCATACCGCCCGCCACGATGATGTCCGCATCGCCGGCGCGGATGATCTGGTCGGCCATCACCAGCGCGCTGATGCTCGAGATGCAGACTTTGTTCAGATTGATGACCGGCACTTCCAGCGGCAATCCGGCCTTGAGGGAAGCCTGCCTCGCGGGCATCTGGCCTGAGCCGCCCGATATCACTTGGCCCATCAACACGTAGTCGATCTGGTCACCTGTGAGCGCAGCCCGCTTTACAGCTTCCTTTATCGCGACCGCGCCGAGCTCTACGGCGGGCATGTCCGCGAGAGACCCTCCAAGTCGCCCGAAAGCGGTTCTCGCCATTCCAACGATTACTGTTTCCGTCAAATCAATCAGCCTCCTTATCGATATGCTCCACGCCACGCCAGGGGTCAGGCACCGTCTACCTCTCCGTCTACCGCTGAAGCGGTAGACGTTGCCTGACCCCTGATCAGAGTCCGACCTCCCTTGAGATTACTATTCTTTGAACCTCTGAAGTTCCTTCGCCGATCTCGAGTATCTTGGCGTCGCGGAAGTAGCGGCACACCGGATAATCCTCTATGTACCCGTAGCCTCCATGTATCTGCACCGCGTTGCTCGCGGCCCTCATCGCCGCCTCGGAAGCGAACAGCTTGGCTATCGCGGCTTCCTTCCTGTACGGACGGCCCTGGTCGCACATCCACGCCGCCTTGAGAGTCGCGTTGCGCGCGAGCTCTACATCCATGGCCATGTTGGAGCACATGAAGCTTACAGCCTGGTACTTGCTGATCGAGCGGCCGAACGCCTTGCGCTCTTTGGCATACTTGACCGACTCGTCCAGGCACGCTTGCGCGAGGCCGACGGACAGCGCCGCGACACCTATGCGACCGCAATCGAGGGCCTTGAGAAACGACTTGAACCCCTCGCCGCGGCCGCCCAGAAGGTTCTCCTGTGGAACGCGGCAATCCGAGAACGACAGTTCGTGCGTATCAGAGGAGTGCCAGCCCATCTTTCTATACATGGGAGCGACCGCGTAACCAGGCGTCCCGTTAGGAACTATGATGTTGCTGATCTCTTTCACGCCGTCGTTCTCCCCCGTCACCGCGGTAATGATCACCAAAAGAGAGATGTCCGTGCCGGAGTTCGTGATGAAGCATTTTGTGCCGTTGATGACCCATTCGTCGCCGTCGAGCATAGCGGTGGTCTTTGTGTTCCCCGCGTCCGACCCCGCCTCGGGCTCGGTCAGCCCGAACGCCCCAAGGCTCTTGCCCTGCGCAAGCGGCGTCAACCACTTCCGCTTCTGCTCCTCTGTCCCAAACAGCAGGATAGGACGCGCGGATAACGAGGTGTGCGCCGCGATGGTTATGCCAAGCGAAGCTGAAACTCTCGATATCTCCTCAACGCCGATCGCGTAAGTGACTATGTCGGCCCCGGACCCCCCGTACTCATCAGGGATCGGGAGTCCGAAGAGGCCCATGTCCGCCATCTTCGCCTGTATCTCGTACGGAAACTCGCTCCTGTCATCGAGCTCTTCGGCCACCGGCGCGATCTCCGCGTCGGCGAACTCTCTCACCATCTGCTTGAACATCTGTTGCTCTTCGGTCAGGTCAAAATCCATGCGTATCTCCCTGGGGTATGCGACTCAAATCAAATACAGGACAAACGTGAAGCCAATCGATTCTAAAAACTATCACAGGAAGGTTTGATGTTCAATGCGTACTTGAACCACGGAAAGGCCGACGCTGAGTTAAATTATCGCACACCCCGCAAACAACGGTTGAGTGTTATGATTGGAAGTGAAAAGTGCGAAAGTCTACAAGGTGGAGCCATCATGAACTGCGCGCGCTGTGGTAGTCATATACCAGAGGAAAGCAACTCCTGTCCCGGATGCGGCCTGAAGCTGAGGGCGGCGCCTCCGCCTCCTGTCCCGCTGGCAAAGCCGCCTTCGCCTGTCCAGCAAGATCAGCGCCAGGATCTGCCCGCGCAACCCGCGCAGCCGCTTCCTCCCGGGGCTTACCTCGCGCCTGGGGAAATTCCGCTTCCCGGACAGTATCCGTCGTACGGGCAAGCAATTGGAACAAAACCGCCCACGAAGCAAAAACTGCCCGTGGCCATGATTGCGCTCATTGTGGCAGGTATTCTCGTCATTGGAGTTTCCGC is a window from the Candidatus Anoxymicrobium japonicum genome containing:
- a CDS encoding acetyl-CoA C-acyltransferase, yielding MTETVIVGMARTAFGRLGGSLADMPAVELGAVAIKEAVKRAALTGDQIDYVLMGQVISGGSGQMPARQASLKAGLPLEVPVINLNKVCISSISALVMADQIIRAGDADIIVAGGMESMSQGCYYVPRARYGYRMGDGKLIDGMIHDALWCAVNDWHMGEGTDRVAEEFGTTREEQDMWSARSQQRAAAARNAGKFATEIVPVEIKVKKEVKLFDQDEHIRPETTIESLAKLRPAFRKEGTVTAGNASGINDGAAVLVVASRKKAIDLGLDILGTVVSHGMVADKPEYLATVPANSIKKAIAKLSMTPEDINIYEINEAFAAVCCHSAKMLGLDSETAENINVNGGAIALGHPVGASGARIVMSMVNELRSRGGGYGAAAICGGGGQGDAVVVKVE
- a CDS encoding acyl-CoA dehydrogenase; amino-acid sequence: MDFDLTEEQQMFKQMVREFADAEIAPVAEELDDRSEFPYEIQAKMADMGLFGLPIPDEYGGSGADIVTYAIGVEEISRVSASLGITIAAHTSLSARPILLFGTEEQKRKWLTPLAQGKSLGAFGLTEPEAGSDAGNTKTTAMLDGDEWVINGTKCFITNSGTDISLLVIITAVTGENDGVKEISNIIVPNGTPGYAVAPMYRKMGWHSSDTHELSFSDCRVPQENLLGGRGEGFKSFLKALDCGRIGVAALSVGLAQACLDESVKYAKERKAFGRSISKYQAVSFMCSNMAMDVELARNATLKAAWMCDQGRPYRKEAAIAKLFASEAAMRAASNAVQIHGGYGYIEDYPVCRYFRDAKILEIGEGTSEVQRIVISREVGL